From Actinomycetota bacterium:
ACGATCTTCGCACTGCTCGGCCCGAACGGCGCGGGAAAGACGACGATCGTGCGCATCCTGTCCACGCTGCTCAAGCCCGACGCGGGGACGGCCACCGTCGCCGGCTTCGACGTCGCCACGCACCCGGCGGACGTGCGGGAGTCCATCAGCCTCACCGGGCAGTTCGCCGCCGTCGACGAGATCCTCACCGGGCGCGAGAACCTGATCCTGATGGCCCGGCTGCGGCGCGTGAAGGACGCCGCCCAGACTGCGGATGACCTGCTGGCCCGCTTCCAGCTCATGGATGCGGCCAAGCGGAGGGTGGCGACGTACTCCGGAGGCATGCGCCGCCGCCTGGACATCGCCATGAGCCTCATCGGGAACCCACCGGTGATCTTCCTGGACGAGCCGACCACCGGGCTCGACCCTCAGGCGCGCATCGAAGTGTGGACCGGCGTCAAGGAGCTCGCCGGACAGGGCACGACGGTGCTGCTCACCACGCAGTACCTGGACGAGGCCGAACAGCTGGCCGACCGGATCACGATCCTCCACGAGGGTCGGATCATCGCCAACGGCACCCTCGCCGAGCTCAAGCAGCTGCTCCCGCCCGCCAAGGTCGAGTACGTCGAAAAGCAGCCGACCCTCGAGGACGTCTTCCTCGCCATCGTCGGTGCCGCCGGCAA
This genomic window contains:
- a CDS encoding ATP-binding cassette domain-containing protein, coding for TIFALLGPNGAGKTTIVRILSTLLKPDAGTATVAGFDVATHPADVRESISLTGQFAAVDEILTGRENLILMARLRRVKDAAQTADDLLARFQLMDAAKRRVATYSGGMRRRLDIAMSLIGNPPVIFLDEPTTGLDPQARIEVWTGVKELAGQGTTVLLTTQYLDEAEQLADRITILHEGRIIANGTLAELKQLLPPAKVEYVEKQPTLEDVFLAIVGAAGKDGDVGQTPATTAASAPTSKEQR